Proteins co-encoded in one Lates calcarifer isolate ASB-BC8 linkage group LG17, TLL_Latcal_v3, whole genome shotgun sequence genomic window:
- the LOC127138967 gene encoding LOW QUALITY PROTEIN: protein NLRC3-like (The sequence of the model RefSeq protein was modified relative to this genomic sequence to represent the inferred CDS: deleted 2 bases in 2 codons) — protein MNQSEETEEGVHLTTTTLHGQADIQTEPQRQQQQHGEDSSRPGPSSESVTSDFSMDVNVDSSDQQQEHGEDSSGTGPISESIRSDISKEIIIDFSGKDMPEVDSVQPAQEPPIELDVIFSEVKSNIDAFVEDQIRQRHQEVLNSNSQHLETQREDDGGSRGAFLKILVHFLKDMNLEELANILQNRGKAAAYQHQLKSDLQQRFQCLFEGTGNQTPLNQIYTELQITEGEAEEVNKEHEIRQIEKASRKLIKRETIIRCEDMFEPSPGRGKAVRTVMMKGVAGIGKTVLTQKYALDWAEDNELCGPGQDTQFIFPFTFRELNVLNNKEYSLVKLLHDYFNFDSKEAGICRFEEFKVVFILDGLDECRFPLDFQNNAILTDATVSTSVAVLLTNLIRGKLLPSARLWITTRPAAANQIPAKWIDMVTEVSGFTNPQKEEYFSKRFKDKEQADRIVSYIKKSRSLYMMCRIPVFCWIIGSVIEHSLKTEQEAVLPKTLTEMYIYFLVVQSKLKNIKYHGGDETDPHWNPETKKMILSLGKLAFEQLQKDNRNFYESDLTECGIDVKAASVFSGVLTQIFREEIGVHQEKVFCFVHLSVQEFLAALYVHLTFINCGNNLLLSEEQLIFNESKTVNVEFAVVHFYQSAVDKALESPNGHLDLFLRFLLGLSLETNQTHIGGLQAQTGGSARIKKETIKYIKWKIEENPSPERSINLFHCLNELNDHSLEEEIQAFLSSGKILSGNLSPAQWSALVFILLTSDKELDVFDLSKYSASEGALLRMLPVVKASKKALLSGCNLSETSCEALASALNSESCNLRELDLSNNDLQDSGVELLSDGLKSPDCALETLKLSLCNLSESSCEALSSVLSSESSSLKNLDLSNNDLRDSGVEHLSAGLRSSQCTLETLRLTGCLITEKGCASLASALSYNPSHLRELDLSYNHPGATGERLLSVGLEDPSWSLNTLRVESCGEQRLTQGLKKYFRELTLDPDTANRNLILSDNNRKVTWVLNDQPYPVIPERFDYCCQLLGTEGLTGRCYWEVEWEGEVLIALSYSGIKRKGGLADSRFGGNDQSWSLCCSAGGYSVWHNNREINLPLSPSSDSVNRVSVYVDHNAGTLSFYRVSSDTLIHLYTFQNQFTEPLFPGFGFLFGFRVYPGFSVSLCPM, from the exons ATGAATCagtctgaggagacagaggaaggagtCCACCTCACTACAACCACTCTGCATGGGCAGGCAGACATCCAGACCGAACCTCAGAG gcaacagcagcagcatggagaGGACTCTTCCAGACCTGGACCAAGCTCTGAGTCTGTGACGAGTGACTTTTCAATGGACGTCAACGTTGATTCTTCTGA TCAACAGCAGGAGCATGGAGAAGATTCTTCTGGAACTGGACCCATCTCTGAGTCCATCAGGAGTGACATTTCAAAGGAAATTATTATAGATTTTTC AGGTAAAGACATGCCAGAGGTTGACAGCGTTCAGCCTGCCCAGGAGCCTCCCATTGAGCTGGACGTAATATTTTCG GAGGTCAAAAGCAACATTGACGCTTTTGTGGAGGATCAAATAAGGCAGAGGCATCAGGAGGTTCTGAATTCAAATTCACAACACTTAGAGACGCAGAGGGAGGACGACGGTGGCAGCAGAGGGGCATTTCTGAAGATCTTGGTGCACTTCCTGAAGGATATGAATCTGGAGGAATTGGCTAACATACTGCAGAACA GAGGTAAAGCTGCAGCTTATCAGCATCAACTCAAATCTGATCTGCAGCAAAgattccagtgtttgtttgaggggaCTGGAAACCAAACTCCTCTGAAccagatctacacagagctccagatcacagagggagaggctgaaGAGGTCAACAAAGAACATGAAATCAGACAGATTGAAAAAGCATCCAGGAAACTAATCAAAAGAGAAACCATTATCAGATGTGAAGACATGTTTGAACCCTCACCTGGAAGAGGCAAAGCAGTCAGAACAGTGATGATgaagggagtggctggcattggCAAAACAGTCCTAACACAGAAATATgctctggactgggctgaagacaatGAACTGTGTGGTCCTGGTCAGGACACACAGTTCATATTTCCATTCAccttcagagagctgaatgtgctgaacaACAAAGAGTACAGCTTGGTGAAACTTCTTCATGACTACTTTAACTTTGACAGCAAAGAAGCAGgtatctgcaggtttgaagagttcaAGGTTGTGTTCATCCTTGATggtctggatgagtgtcgaTTTCCTCTGGACTTCCAAAACAATGCGATCCTGACTGATGCTACAGTGTCGACCTCTGTGgctgtgctgctgacaaacctcatcagggggaaactgctcccctctgctcgcctctggataaccacacggcctgcagcagccaatcagatcccagCTAAGTGGATcgacatggtgacagaggtaAGTGGTTTCACCaacccacagaaggaggaatacttcagtaaaagatTCAAAGATAAGGAGCAGGCCGACAGAATTGTCTCCTATATCAAAAAATCACGAAGCCTCTACATGATGTGCCgcatcccagtcttctgctggatcattGGGTCAGTTATAGAGCATTCTTTGAAAACTGAACAGGAGGCAGtgctgcccaagaccctgactgagatgtacatCTACTTCCTGGTGGTTCAGTCCAAACTGAAGAACATCAAGTATCATGGAGGAGATGAGACGGATCCACACTGGAATCCAGAGACGAAAAAGATGATTCTGTCTCTtggaaaactggcttttgagcagctgcaaaaagacaacaggaacttctatgaatcagacctgacagagtgtggcatcgatGTCAAAGcagcctctgtgttttcaggagtATTGACACAGATCTTTAGAGAGGAGATTGGGGTGCATCAGGAAAAGGTCTTTTGCTTTGTTCATTTgagcgttcaggagtttctggctgctctttACGTCCATCTGACATTCATCAACTGTGGAaacaacctgctgctgtcagaagaACAACTGATCTTCAATGAGTCTAAGACAGTAAATGTAGAATTTGCAGTGGTACACTTCTACCAGAGTGCAGTGGACAAGGCCTTAgagagtccaaatggacacctggacctgttcctccgcttcctcctgggCCTTTCACTAGAGACAAATCAGACTCACATAGGTGGCCTTCAGGCACAGACGGGAGGCAGTGCACGGATCAAGAAGGAAACAATCAAATACATCAAGTGGAAGATTGAAGAGAATCCCTCACCAGAGAGGAGCATCaatctgttccactgtctgaatgagcTGAATGACCACTCCCTGGAGGAGGAGATCCAGGCATTCCTCAGTTCTGGAAAAATCTTGAGTGGGAATCTCTCTCCCGCTCAgtggtcagctctggtcttcatcttactgaCATCAGATAAGGAGCTAGATGTGTTTGACCTTAGCAAGTATTCAGCCTCTGAAGGAGCTCTTCTGAGGATGCTACCAGTGGTCAAAGCTTCCAAGAAAGCTCT gctgagtggctgtaacctctcagagacCAGCTGTGAAGCTCTGGCCTCAGCCCTCAACTCAGAGTCCTGTaatctgagagagctggacctgagcaacaatgacctgcaggattcaggagtggaGCTTCTCTCTGATGGACTGAAGAGTCCTGATTGTGCACTGGAAACTCTCAA GCTGAGTCtgtgtaacctctcagagagcagctgtgaagctctgtcctcagttctgaGCTCAGAGTCCTCTAGTCTGAAAAACCTGGACCTGAGCAACAATGAC TTACGGGATTCAGGAGTGGAGCATCTCTCTGCCGGACTGCGGAGTTCACAGTGTACACTGGAAACTCTTAG GCTAACTGGTtgtctgatcacagagaaagGCTGTGCTTCTCTAGCCTCAGCCCTGAGCTATAAC CCttcccatctgagagagcttgacctgagctacaatcatccaggagcAACAGGAGAGAGGCTGCTGTCCGTTGGACTTGAGGATCCAAGCTGGAGCCTGAACACTCTCAG GGTTGAGTCTTGTGGAGAACAAAGGTTGACACAAGGTCTGAAGAaat ATTTCCGTGAACTCACTCTGGATCCagacacagcaaacagaaaccTCATACTGtcagacaacaacagaaaggTGACATGGGTGTTAAATGACCAGCCATACCCTGTTATCCCAGAGAGATTTGACTACTGCTGTCAGTTGTTGGGTACAGAGGGTCTGACTGGccgctgttactgggaggtggagtgggAAGGAGAGGTTCTTATAGCACTGAGTTACAGTGGAATCAAAAGGAAAGGAGGCCTAGCTGACAGCAGGTTTGGAGGGAATgatcagtcctggagtctgtgctgctctgctggtgGTTACTCTGTCTGGCACAATAACAGAGAAATCaacctccccctctctccctcctctgatTCTGTTAACAGAGTATCAGTGTATGTGGATCACAATGCTGGcactctgtccttctacagagtctcctctgacacGCTGATCCACCTCTACACTTTCCAAAACCAGTTCACTGAACCTCTGTTCCCCGGGTTTGGGTTCTTGTTTGGTTTTAGAGTCTATCCTGGGTTCTCAGTGTCTTTGTGTCCAATGTAG